A stretch of Vespa velutina chromosome 8, iVesVel2.1, whole genome shotgun sequence DNA encodes these proteins:
- the LOC124950877 gene encoding zinc finger protein on ecdysone puffs: MSFNRGLKRDSFGNRNFNNRGNSGGGGGRPGNIGGGGGGGGMGNNMGGGMGGGGGNSGMNPWEGGMMPGRGILPTPNNNISLASPQAQLAIASNLLSNLLRTQQETQPQVPSLLSLGNNFSGPGPNFPNQQNFSSGRFNDRPIRHPVKNQRPQPYNKMGNRARDGPAGRRGPSAQQSRAPQSGNQRMNGNQNQHRNDKSSKPIPASKQNQTAKKEQQDNKTSDNEKAEAPVVKSEPVEESEDKKRDWKDEKNEMEEIKTDKINDGEIKIKNEDEDESKMEKSPGTAPATTTSTTTTAATTSVNATNAAVATNAAVTDDTSKEANANTSDKDSKATGKKSEARHAESRYAEVPMSHMFCYICNKHMWDGYSFENHLRGRAHQLMMEKLDESYKLKVDLMRHELRVAEEQRGLSLNNSKRRGKKIPVDLNIREYCTMCDLNFYGTLSTHRKSDKHQQLKTFLHPRCFPCLKEFPSRIEYDEHCLTPAHMKNAVQCEEQRKNKKKEKLGKGEAEVRNADDEEKDVGPDQKSEKEDEPGEHEYITDITENLKDKKFKIPSYRHCRQNQLSIGKSLVKEVQGYYCEKCRRFMLLSEDMNAHLRSITHYRNFVQEVKSLTANITNTESKETEDVEIKRDNSSQNSEEYEGNWKRRKIIHSEDEDNGETKETQDNSNESSSVQKKTDGDEKYDPLEADAESEEDENNETSGNNEQAIDNVINNEQESKKTPAEKMWADIDNDNDLEIGNLIDDGDEKEHTDLEKTTPVSVEVPHNPQMNKSSRGRGYSRGRGGGPRARRSRR; this comes from the exons ATGTCTTTTAATCGTGGATTAAAAAGAGATTCCTTCGGGAATCGAAACTTCAATAATCGTGGTAATAgcggaggaggtggaggtagACCTGGTAATattggtggtggaggaggaggaggtggaatGGGGAACAATATGGGTGGCGGTAtgggtggaggaggaggaaataGCGGTATGAATCCTTGGGAAGGTGGAATGATGCCTGGAAGAGGAATTTTACCTActccaaataataatatatctttggCTTCTCCGCAAGCGCAGTTAGCGATAGCTAGTAATCTTCTTTCAAATTTGTTACGTACTCAACAAGAAACGCAACCACAA GTACCATCATTACTCAGCcttggaaataatttttctggACCTGGACCAAACTTTCCAAATCAACAAAACTTTTCATCGGGACGATTTAATGATCGTCCAATAAGACACCCAGTCAAGAATCAACGACCACAACCGTACAATAAG ATGGGCAATCGAGCCCGAGATGGCCCTGCTGGGCGACGTGGCCCATCTGCACAACAATCTCGTGCACCCCAGTCTGGCAATCAACGTATGAATGGAAACCAAAATCAACATCGCAACGATAAATCTTCTAAACCAATTCCTGCCTCTAAACAAAATCAGACTGCCAAAAAGGAACAGCAGGACAATAAGACCTCTGATAATGAAAAAGCAGAAGCACCTGTTGTTAAAAG TGAACCTGTGGAAGAATCTGAAGATAAAAAACGTGACTGGAAGGATGAGAAGAATGAAAtggaagaaattaaaacaGATAAGATAAATgatggagaaataaaaattaaaaatgaagacgaagacgaaagtAAAATGGAGAAATCTCCTGGTACTGCTcctgctactactacttctactactactactgctgctactacttCTGTTAATGCTACTAATGCCGCTGTTGCTACTAATGCAGCTGTCACAGATGATACATCTAAAGAAGCAAATGCAAATACCTCAGACAAGGATTCAAAAGCAACTGGAAAGAAATCTGAAGCTAGACATGCAGAGAGCCGTTATGCAGAAGTACCAATGAGTCATATGTTTTGTTATATATGCAACAAACATATGTGGGATggttat TCCTTTGAAAATCATTTAAGAGGACGTGCACATCAATTAATGATGGAAAAATTGGACGAATCATACAAATTAAAAGTTGATTTAATGAGACACGAATTAAGAGTAGCGGAAGAACAACGTGGACTtagtttaaataattctaaacgTCGAGGCAAAAAG ATTCCTGTAGATCTCAATATAAGAGAATATTGTACGATGtgcgatttaaatttttatggaACATTGTCGACGCATCGTAAGAGCGATAAACATCAAcaattgaaaacatttttgcATCCACGTTGTTTCCCATGTTTAAAAGAATTTCCATCTCGTATAGAGTACGATGAACATTGCTTAACGCCAGCTCATATGAAAAATGCTGTACAATGTGAGGAACAacgtaagaataaaaagaaag aAAAACTTGGAAAGGGCGAAGCCGAAGTTCGTAATGCCGATGATGAAGAGAAGGACGTTGGTCCTGATcaaaaaagtgaaaaggaaGATGAACCAGGAGAACATGAATATATTACTGACATTACCGAAAATCTAAAggataagaaatttaaaataccTTCTTACAGGCATTGTCGACAAAATCAATTATCCATAg GTAAATCTTTAGTGAAAGAAGTACAAGGATATTACTGTGAAAAATGTCGAagatttatgttattatccGAAGACATGAACGCTCATCTTCGTAGTATAACGCATTATAGAAATTTCGTACAAGAGGTTAAATCTTTAACTGCCAATATCACAAATACAGAATCTAAAGAAACTGAGGATGTTGAG atcAAAAGAGATAATTCATCGCAAAATAGCGAGGAATATGAAGGTAATTGGAAACGTCGCAAAATTATCCATTCCGAGGATGAAGATAATGGTGAAACTAAAGAAACACAAGATAACAGCAATGAAAGTTCCTCGGTTCAAAAGAAAACCGACGGTGATGAAAAGTATGATCCATTGGAAGCTGATGCAGAATCTGAAGAAGATGAGAATAATGAAACCAGTGGAAATAATGAACAAGCCATCGATAATGTCATTAACAATGAACAAGAGAGTAAGAAAACGCCAGCTGAAAAAATGTGGGCTGACATAGACAATGACAATGATCTTGAAATAGGAAATTTAATAGACGACGGCGATGAGAAGGAACATACGGACCTTGAAAAAACAACGCCAGTTAGCGTTGAAGTTCCGCATAATCCGCAAATGAATAAGTCATCACGTGGACGTGGATATTCACGTGGACGTGGCGGTGGCCCACGTGCACGAAGATCACGacgataa
- the LOC124950879 gene encoding cytochrome P450 4C1-like: protein MFTILLGFISFLISLHYFIKYRRIGRLLELIPGPESLPIIGNVPRFRLENDDAFDKLVGKDKTHYPIYKIWSFLFASVALLHPNDVEKLMRSTKHIQKSIAYKFLKPWLSEGLITSSGDKWQKRRKLLTPAFHFNILKHFVITFNEEAKYLISILNKESKDGPIIKDIMSFITEHSLNAICETAMGTSLKDKSELQSKYREAVHAFGKIVPYRLGRPWYHSDFIFSFTSLGRKQNELLKTLHDFSSTIIAERKRFHQETKGKYLQNFDEMNEDDVFTNGTSDINKNTLIKKRLAMLDLLIAASMNDNQIDDKGIQEEVDTFMFAGHDTTATSLCFALLHIAKYKSIQERVREEVNAVMQQNNCNLTMSMLNEFSFMERCIKESLRLFPTTPFVLRYLTEDLQLDNYLIPAGVNCRVSIYHLHRNPEYWPNPNVFDPDRFLPENMKGRNPYSYIPFSAGLRNCIGQKFAMLEMKLMIAYILHNYYLEPVDELDDIKITGNIILRTSKPLRVKFIPIK, encoded by the exons ATGTTCACGATCTTATTgggttttatttcatttttaatctcattacactattttataaaatatcgaagaataGGAAGACTCCTTGAACTAATTCCAGGACCAGAATCATTGCCGATAATAGGTAATGTGCCAAGATTTCGATTAGAAAATG aTGATGCTTTTGATAAACTTGTCGGAAAGGATAAAACACATTATCCAATCTATAAAATATGGTCCTTTCTTTTTGCGTCAGTAGCTTTACTTCATCCGAATGATGTTGAG AAACTAATGAGGAGTACAAAACATATACAAAAAAGTATAGcttataaatttctaaaacCTTGGCTGTCCGAAGGATTGATAACGAGCAGtg GTGACAAGTGGCAAAAACGGCGAAAATTGTTGACGCCtgcatttcattttaatatcctTAAACATTTTGTTATAACCTTCAACGAGGAGGCAAAGTATCTTATAAGCATACTCAATAAGGAATCTAAAGATGGACCAATAATTAAAGATATCATGTCATTTATTACCGAGCACTCTTTAAACGCTATATGCG AAACTGCCATGGGTACATCTTTAAAGGATAAAAGTGAATTACAGAGTAAATATCGCGAAGCTGTACACGCTTTTGGCAAAATCGTACCGTACAG attggGGAGACCCTGGTATCAttcagattttatattttcatttacatcGCTTGGACGAAAGCAGAATGAACTTTTAAAAACGTTGCACGATTTTTCATCAACC ATAATTGCGGAAAGGAAACGTTTTCATCAAGAAACCAAAgggaaatatttacaaaatttcgaCGAAATGAATGAGGACGACGTATTCACCAACGGAACCAGCGATATTaacaaaa ATACATTGATCAAGAAAAGACTTGCTATGTTAGATCTTCTGATAGCCGCATCGATGAACGATAATCAAATCGATGATAAAGGAATTCAAGAAGAAGTCGACACTTTTATGTTTGCC GGTCATGACACTACAGCAACATCATTATGTTTTGCTTTGCTCCATATTGCAAAATACAAATCAATACAG GAACGTGTAAGAGAAGAAGTGAACGCCGTTATGCAACAGAACAATTGCAATCTGACTATGTCAATGcttaatgaattttcattcatGGAAAGATGCATAAAAGAATCACTACGTTTGTTTCCCACTACTCCTTTTGTATTACGTTACTTGACAGAGGATTTGCAGTTGG ataattatttaatcccAGCCGGTGTTAATTGCCGCGTAAGCATCTACCATTTACACAGAAATCCAGAATACTGGCCAAATCCAAATGTTTTCGATCCCGATAGATTTTTACCAGAAAACATGAAAGGACGTAATCCATATTCGTACATACCATTTAGCGCAGGGTTACGCAATTGTATCG GTCAAAAATTCGCTATgctcgaaatgaaattaatgataGCTTACATATTACACAATTATTATTTGGAACCAGTCGACGAAttagatgatattaaaattacaggaaatattattttacgtacTTCTAAACCTCTTCGAGTCAAATTTAtaccaataaaataa